Part of the Campylobacter sp. CNRCH_2014_0184h genome is shown below.
CAAAGATGTTAAAAATCAAGAATGCATTTTTAGCGTCTTTGGTATATGGGATAAAACTAGCGTAGGAAAATTAGAAAAATTAGATTTTCCTACTCAAAAAAATATTATTTTTGATTTTACAAATTTAGATTTTATAGATACTGCTGGGATTAGGTATTTTCTAGCTTTAGAAAATGAACTTAAGCAAAAAGGTTTTGAGTTTAGTAGAGTAAATCTTAAAAGTGAGCATGCTAAGCTTTTTGAACTTTGTCAAAAACACTATAAAAGTTTTCATAATACTCATGAAAATAAAAAAACAATCAAAGATTTTTTTGAAAATTTAGGAAAAAAGGTTATTGAATCTTTTACACTTTTGGTGCAGTTTTTAAATTTCATAGGGCTTATCATTTATACTTGTTTTAAAACACTTTTAAACCCTAAAAAACTTCGCTTTAAGGCATTTTTATATCATGTAGAAAATAGTGCTATTAATGCTTTGCCTATTATTATGCTAACCTCATTACTTGTGGGTGTGGTGCTTGCTTATCAAGCTGCGTATCAACTTGCACAATTTGGAGCTAATATTTACATTGTCGATTTAATGGGAATTTCTGCTACTAGAGAGCTTGCACCGTTAATTAGTGCTATTGTTATAGCTGGTAGGAGTGCAAGTTCTTATACAGCTCAAATTGGAGTGATGAAGCTCACTGATGAAATTGATGCGATGAAAACTATGGGTTTTAAAGAAAGTGAATTTATCATTTTACCTAGAGTTTTAGCCTTAGCACTTGCTATGCCTTTAGTGGTAATAGTGGCGGATATTTTAAGCATTATAGGTGGAATTGTAGTTGCTTGGTTTAGTTTAGAAATTAGTGCAAGTGAGTTTATGAGTCGTTTTAAAGAAGCAGTGGAGCTTAAACATATCATCATAGGGCTTATAAAGGCACCTATTTTTGGATTTTTGATTGCTTCTATTGCTTGTTTTAGAGGATTTTTTGTGCAAAAAACCACTGAAAGTATAGGTGTTTATACGACAAAAAGTGTTGTAAATGCTATTTTTTGGGTGATAGCTTTTGATGCGATTTTTTCTGTATTTTTAACAAAGGCTGGATTTTGATTATAAAGGCAAAAAATATCAGCACTTATTTTGGAAGTAAATGTGTGCATGAAGATATTAGTTTTGAAGTGCAAGATAATGAAATTTTTGGTATTTTAGGTGGTAGTGGTAGTGGTAAATCTGTGCTTTTAAGACAAATGTTAATGCTTGAGCATTTTGATAAGGGTGAATATGAAATTTTAGGCAAGAGATTAAAAAATATAAGCGATGAAGATGCTTTATTTTTGCAAAAACAATGGGGTGTTGTTTTTCAATATGGAGCATTATTTAGCTTTTTTAATATACTTGAAAACATTAGCATACCTTTAGTTGAATATACAAAGCTTAATAAAAATGATATCAAAGAAATAGCCATGATGAAGCTTAAGATGGTGGGGCTTGATGAGAGTGTAGCTAAGCTTTATCCAAGTGAATTAAGTGGGGGTATGAAAAAAAGAGTGGCCATAGCTAGAGCTTTGGCGCTTGATTCTAAATTGCTTTTTTTAGATGAGCCAACTTCGGGGCTTGATCCTTATAGTTCGAGAGAATTTGATGAGTTGCTTTTGAGTTTAAAACAAAGCTTTAAATTATGTGTGATTTTAATTACTCATGATAAAGAAAGTATGAAAAATGTATTAAATCGCTTTTTGATTATAGAGAATAAAAAAGTTGGTTTTTTGGGAAATGTTGAGGCTTTGCAAGAGCAAAATCCAAGACTTTATGAGAGGTTTATGCAATAATGGAAAATAAAGCAAATTATATTTTGATCGGAATTTTTGTTTGTGTGTTATTTTTTATCAGTTTGTTTTTTATAGTGTGGTATGGAAATTTAAAAGATGAAAAATCTTTTAAATATTATGAAATTTATATGGAAGAATCAGTTGCAGGGCTTAGTGTCAAAGCTCCGGTTAAATTTTTAGGAGTGGATGTTGGAAGTGTTGAAAATATTAGCATAGATAGTTCAAGTAATCAACTAAGAGTTAAAATCTTAGTCAAGCTTGATTCTGATTTAGCGGTTAAAACAGATACTTATGCAAGCTTACAAATTCAAGGTATAACAGGATTTAAGTTTATTCAGCTTGCAGGAGGTAGCGAGGAAGCTAGTGTTTTAAAAGCAGATGGTGATGTATATCCTATTATAAAATCAAAAGAAAGTTTTTTTGCAAGCATAGATAAACAAACTTCAAATTTATTAGAATTAATTACCAGTTCAAAAATAAAACTAGAAAGTCTCTTAAGTGATAAAAATTTAAAAAACATAGAGCGTATTTTACAAAATACATCTGAGTTTTCTGCGTATTTAAATACTAAAACACCAGTATTTTTGGAAAATTTAAATAAAACAAGCTCTAAACTTGGTAAAAGTTCAGATGATTTTTCAAATTTTTTAAATAATGCTAATGGCCAACTTAATGAGCTTAATAAAAGTAGAATGCTTTTAAATGAAAATCTAGATATTTTAAGAGTTTTGTTTTTAGATTTTACACAATTATTAAAAAATTTAAA
Proteins encoded:
- a CDS encoding MlaE family lipid ABC transporter permease subunit; the encoded protein is MIKDVKNQECIFSVFGIWDKTSVGKLEKLDFPTQKNIIFDFTNLDFIDTAGIRYFLALENELKQKGFEFSRVNLKSEHAKLFELCQKHYKSFHNTHENKKTIKDFFENLGKKVIESFTLLVQFLNFIGLIIYTCFKTLLNPKKLRFKAFLYHVENSAINALPIIMLTSLLVGVVLAYQAAYQLAQFGANIYIVDLMGISATRELAPLISAIVIAGRSASSYTAQIGVMKLTDEIDAMKTMGFKESEFIILPRVLALALAMPLVVIVADILSIIGGIVVAWFSLEISASEFMSRFKEAVELKHIIIGLIKAPIFGFLIASIACFRGFFVQKTTESIGVYTTKSVVNAIFWVIAFDAIFSVFLTKAGF
- a CDS encoding ABC transporter ATP-binding protein, with the protein product MIIKAKNISTYFGSKCVHEDISFEVQDNEIFGILGGSGSGKSVLLRQMLMLEHFDKGEYEILGKRLKNISDEDALFLQKQWGVVFQYGALFSFFNILENISIPLVEYTKLNKNDIKEIAMMKLKMVGLDESVAKLYPSELSGGMKKRVAIARALALDSKLLFLDEPTSGLDPYSSREFDELLLSLKQSFKLCVILITHDKESMKNVLNRFLIIENKKVGFLGNVEALQEQNPRLYERFMQ
- a CDS encoding MlaD family protein; the protein is MENKANYILIGIFVCVLFFISLFFIVWYGNLKDEKSFKYYEIYMEESVAGLSVKAPVKFLGVDVGSVENISIDSSSNQLRVKILVKLDSDLAVKTDTYASLQIQGITGFKFIQLAGGSEEASVLKADGDVYPIIKSKESFFASIDKQTSNLLELITSSKIKLESLLSDKNLKNIERILQNTSEFSAYLNTKTPVFLENLNKTSSKLGKSSDDFSNFLNNANGQLNELNKSRMLLNENLDILRVLFLDFTQLLKNLKQNPSDVIYKDKVIQYAPGE